The Chryseobacterium phocaeense genome includes the window TTCTCTGGTCGCTAAAAACAGTGAGATCAAATCAACTCTGGACCAGCTGAATAAACTATATAATGACCAGGCTCCTTACGCCCTGAACAATGCTTACTATACAGAAGTCATCAGAAATGCGGAAACGCTTAAACTGGCCGGTGATTACTACGATTATGTAACCGCTGTGGAGGCCGGAAGAATGGAAGAGAAGGATCTAGCCAAATTAAAATCAAAGATTACAGCATTCTACAAAGATTACAGTGCAGAGCTTGATGCTAAAGTAACGGCAAAATTACTCGCATTATACGCAAACAAAACTGCCTCTCAGTTCCTGCCTGCCGGATTCAGCAAATATAAAGACGAAAACCAGAACATCCCGATGGTAGAAGAAATGTCTAAAAATTCTATCGTGACGGGAAGAGCCCAGGTAAACGGAGCGGCTTTAACAACAGATATTGATAAGGCGTTTTCTAATCAGGACAAGCTGGTTAAAACGTTGAAAAAAGATCCTGTTTATCAGCTGTATGTTTCTATGAGAGAGACTTATATGAAAATTGCAGATCCTCAGTTCACCGCTCTTCAGGGGAAAATTGATGTATTGCAGAAAAAATTCATGGCGCAGCAGATGGCAACGGATAAAGACAGAAAGTTCTTCCCGGATGCTAATTCCACGCTTCGTGTAACGTACGGAAAAGTCAAGGGGTCTACGCCTAGAGACGCTGTTTCTTACGGCTATCAGACGCATTTAGCCGGGGTTATGGAAAAATATGTGCCGGGAGACTATGAATTCGATGTTCCTAAAAAACTGATCGATCTTTACAACAAAAAAGACTACGGTATGTATAAAGACAAAACAGGTGATGTTCCGGTAGGATTCACTGCTACCAACCACACAACGGGAGGAAACTCAGGAAGTCCGGCTCTTGATGCCAACGGAAACCTGGTAGGTCTTAATTTCGACAGACAGTGGGAAGGAACGATGAGTGATATCAATTATGATCCGCGTTTCAGCCGTAACATTATGGTGGATACCAAATACATCCTGTTCATCATCGATAAATTTGCCGATTCAAAATGGCTGATCGACGAGATGAAGGTGATCAAATAATACATAAAAGTAATACCTTTAAGAATCTATTTAAATCCAATTTGAATAGATTCTTTTTATTTAGCAGGATGAAAGAAAAAATCATCAGTTTACTGGCCGCATTCGAATGGGAAGATATTGCAAGATCTTTTCCGATGGATTATTGTTTGCCTGTCTATCATTGTGTTTCTGATGAAAATTTGCCACATATCCGGAACATTATTCAATATAAAAATACAAAGCAGTTTGAAGAAGATCTGGACTATCTTTCAAAGCATTTCCGGTGGGTAACCTGGTCAGAATTTAAAGATTTTGTCAATGGAAATTTTAAGTCTGAAAAAAAGATTGCACTCCTCACTTTTGATGATGGATTCCGGGAATTTTATGATATCGTGCTTCCCGTTCTGGAACGGAAGGGAATATACGCCTGCAACTTTATCAATCCCGCGTTTATCGACAATCATGAGCTGATGTTCAGATGTAAGGCAAGTCTGATTATTGATGCCGCAGAAAAAGCAAAAACGGCAGATCCTGAAATCTACAGGATGCTTTCACCCGAAAATCCATCAAAGGAAGCCTTCAGACAAGAGATTCTTAAGATCAGTTATCATCAGAGAGCAATCCTTGATCAGCTTACGGAAAGACTTGGAATCGACTGTAAAGCTTATCTGAAAGAATACAAGCCTTATCTGACCACCGATCAGCTGAAAACGCTGACTAAAAAGGGCTACGGTATTTCCTCTCACAGCTGGGATCACCCCAAGTACGGGGAACTTTCACTGGAAGAGCAACTGGAAAGTACGGACAAAACATTTAATTATTTAAAGGAAAATGATTTTCTTTACGAAAGTTTTGCATTTCCGTTCACTGATTTTGGGGTGAAAAAAAACTTTTTCGATGAATTATTTAAGAATGAGGAAATATTCTGCAGCTTTGGAAGTGCAGGAGCCAAATTGGACAGCATAGAAAGAAATTTTCATAGGATCCCAATGGAAATGGGCGAAAGCGGCGAACAGATCATCAGAAAAGAGGCTGCTTACTTTAGACTCAAAAAACTGATCAACAAAAACAAAATAACACGAAGATGACAGAGCTGAAGACCTATAATAAAAAAGAACTCGAAGAATTTATCTCATCAGGGGAGTTCAACAGCTTTGATTTTCTTCCCATAACAGAACAAAGGGCCAAATCTCAGATCATGAACCC containing:
- a CDS encoding S46 family peptidase, with product MTKKILLSVFLLPAAMAFAQQYGGMWIPTELNEKEMKDLGMKISAKDIFNTQKPSIKDAVVQFNGGCTAEIISPKGLLLTNHHCGYGQIQAHSTVQNDLLSNGFWAKNPEGELPNPGVKVDFIVDIKEVSDQILEGTDNLLEPEYTKKINKNIEVYKNSQKIESYQSIIVKPMYYGNKYYAYTTETYKDIRLVGAPPQSIGKFGSDTDNWVWPRHTGDFSMFRIYAGKDNKPAEYSKDNVPYIPKHYLPVSIKDKAENDFTFVFGFPGRTTEYLPAVAVEKIVTDIDPARIAVREVALKTLDEKMRVDSETRIKYASKYASVANYWKKWIGEVEGLKKSNAVEKKVMYEGSLVAKNSEIKSTLDQLNKLYNDQAPYALNNAYYTEVIRNAETLKLAGDYYDYVTAVEAGRMEEKDLAKLKSKITAFYKDYSAELDAKVTAKLLALYANKTASQFLPAGFSKYKDENQNIPMVEEMSKNSIVTGRAQVNGAALTTDIDKAFSNQDKLVKTLKKDPVYQLYVSMRETYMKIADPQFTALQGKIDVLQKKFMAQQMATDKDRKFFPDANSTLRVTYGKVKGSTPRDAVSYGYQTHLAGVMEKYVPGDYEFDVPKKLIDLYNKKDYGMYKDKTGDVPVGFTATNHTTGGNSGSPALDANGNLVGLNFDRQWEGTMSDINYDPRFSRNIMVDTKYILFIIDKFADSKWLIDEMKVIK
- a CDS encoding polysaccharide deacetylase family protein, whose protein sequence is MKEKIISLLAAFEWEDIARSFPMDYCLPVYHCVSDENLPHIRNIIQYKNTKQFEEDLDYLSKHFRWVTWSEFKDFVNGNFKSEKKIALLTFDDGFREFYDIVLPVLERKGIYACNFINPAFIDNHELMFRCKASLIIDAAEKAKTADPEIYRMLSPENPSKEAFRQEILKISYHQRAILDQLTERLGIDCKAYLKEYKPYLTTDQLKTLTKKGYGISSHSWDHPKYGELSLEEQLESTDKTFNYLKENDFLYESFAFPFTDFGVKKNFFDELFKNEEIFCSFGSAGAKLDSIERNFHRIPMEMGESGEQIIRKEAAYFRLKKLINKNKITRR